One Psychrobacillus glaciei genomic region harbors:
- a CDS encoding YlmC/YmxH family sporulation protein: MLLSELAEKELIQVKDGARYGKLANTELLFDPATGKIEGFEVSLKTASFFQANKANKKKEFISWKEIILIGKDRILFNETDSFNDDSGYS, translated from the coding sequence TTGTTACTTTCGGAACTTGCTGAAAAAGAGCTTATTCAAGTAAAAGATGGTGCAAGATACGGAAAACTCGCAAATACCGAGTTGCTTTTTGATCCAGCTACTGGAAAAATTGAAGGGTTTGAAGTATCCCTGAAGACAGCTTCTTTTTTTCAAGCGAATAAAGCAAACAAGAAAAAAGAATTTATTTCTTGGAAAGAGATTATTCTTATAGGGAAAGACCGTATTTTGTTCAATGAAACGGATTCTTTTAATGACGATAGTGGATACTCATGA
- a CDS encoding NAD(P)-dependent oxidoreductase, translated as MNKKCVIIGTDDRLRYLQEELSSSLEVKLFSTMVWDDKLVKKIHQFQPQIVFFPIQEMEMKCPLNLPKICEILFVGKKFKELEQEYETQKRKVFNYLEDEQWIWDNANLTAEGFINYFYLNEKQSLYNKQFIITGYGRVGKRLAFALHHLGAKVIISVRSENQLFEAKSYGYQIEALENLIQKQKEQKAYLINTIPFKWLENTKALHFTKVYDLASKPGCLLNSEETAANYVNPTSLPGMYFPQDAGYIIARSVQNQLALLEEEK; from the coding sequence ATGAATAAAAAATGTGTCATCATCGGAACGGATGATAGATTACGGTACTTGCAGGAAGAATTGTCCAGTAGTCTCGAAGTTAAGTTATTTTCAACAATGGTATGGGATGATAAATTAGTAAAAAAAATTCATCAATTTCAGCCGCAAATAGTGTTTTTTCCAATTCAAGAAATGGAAATGAAATGTCCATTAAATTTACCAAAAATATGTGAAATTCTTTTTGTTGGAAAGAAATTCAAAGAATTAGAACAGGAATATGAAACTCAGAAACGAAAGGTATTTAATTATTTAGAAGATGAACAGTGGATATGGGATAATGCAAATTTAACTGCTGAAGGCTTTATTAACTACTTTTATTTGAATGAAAAACAGTCATTGTATAATAAACAATTTATCATCACTGGGTATGGAAGAGTTGGTAAAAGACTAGCATTTGCGCTACATCACCTAGGAGCGAAAGTGATTATTTCTGTACGATCCGAAAATCAGCTATTTGAAGCAAAAAGTTATGGGTATCAAATAGAAGCGTTAGAAAATTTAATACAGAAGCAAAAAGAACAAAAAGCTTATTTAATAAATACCATACCTTTTAAATGGCTAGAAAATACAAAAGCTTTGCATTTCACTAAAGTATACGATCTGGCTTCTAAACCGGGTTGCCTTTTAAATAGTGAGGAAACTGCAGCTAATTATGTGAACCCTACTAGCTTGCCGGGGATGTATTTCCCCCAAGATGCCGGCTATATAATAGCTAGGTCGGTTCAAAATCAATTAGCTTTACTGGAGGAGGAAAAATAG
- a CDS encoding dipicolinate synthase subunit B, whose amino-acid sequence MLNGLRIGLGITASHCTYEEVIPMIRQFTDIGATVVPIITYSVLTAATRFGTGEEWIEKIETASGSKVVSKIVEAEPFGPTNPLDCMVIAPMTGNSISKLANAQTDSPVLMAAKATLRNGKPVVLGISTNDALGLNGMNIMKLLSTKNIYFIPFGQDNPHKKPNSLIADFTKIIPTVEHAIQSRQLQPILIGHSL is encoded by the coding sequence GTGTTAAATGGTCTTCGAATAGGTCTTGGAATAACCGCTTCTCATTGTACCTATGAGGAAGTAATTCCAATGATAAGACAGTTTACAGATATCGGTGCAACCGTCGTTCCAATTATTACGTACTCTGTATTAACGGCAGCAACTCGATTTGGAACAGGGGAAGAATGGATTGAAAAAATTGAAACGGCAAGTGGCAGCAAAGTCGTCTCAAAAATTGTCGAAGCTGAACCATTTGGTCCGACCAATCCACTCGATTGCATGGTTATCGCTCCGATGACGGGAAATTCGATTAGCAAGCTTGCAAATGCGCAAACAGATTCTCCTGTATTAATGGCTGCTAAAGCAACCTTGCGAAATGGAAAACCAGTCGTACTTGGTATCTCAACGAACGATGCGCTTGGTTTAAATGGAATGAATATTATGAAGCTCCTTTCCACCAAAAATATTTATTTTATCCCCTTTGGTCAAGATAATCCTCATAAAAAACCAAATTCATTAATAGCGGACTTTACAAAAATAATCCCAACAGTAGAACATGCCATTCAATCTCGGCAATTACAGCCAATACTTATTGGCCATTCATTATAA